The following are from one region of the Methanobacterium veterum genome:
- a CDS encoding histidine kinase dimerization/phosphoacceptor domain -containing protein yields the protein MNINVLLIKNNINYPFEAIVGFTDLHLKDMLNLDDFIDLLEVDASEFDAVLFEMECYDTFEKATLDRISKKWNKPALIIITRAKNEEKVKELTDNYLLVEQLTPILLEKSVLLAIEKKKVDDLNWKLQNYEQLIEEDTEEEANLTIEDYSYLEEYDNTIDLNPNTEFFNQYDSTESELKWLEILLNAVPCGIIILDCRESHEFFVNRELLHMFGNDNLDDFNIEKNLIKINNINVLNLYSPNGEKISDEEFPSIKSIISGEDIENLEQVIKYDEYTDKTVMINSSPVFDKSGNIIASITAISDVSKLKNTEKDLINTIKAKNIISEEFNDRILNILQTMTNLLCVNEELDQPEQYNKFYLNENKINKVVGLSFIQNIHEQLLYYEDVKQVDFNEYVQEICSKLLHIYNAESFVDLKIEGHAPMNLDIILPCGLIINDILNYRLKSFTKSDKINLMIESKSQDGRITIEIADNGPRPKVPIVKNSDDLKLTHALLEQLSGIIRIETNNQQTSFFIEILYLDINDILS from the coding sequence ATGAATATAAATGTTCTTTTAATTAAGAATAATATAAATTATCCCTTTGAGGCAATTGTGGGATTTACTGATCTTCATCTTAAAGATATGCTTAATTTAGATGATTTCATTGATTTATTAGAAGTTGATGCTTCAGAATTTGATGCTGTTTTGTTTGAAATGGAATGTTATGATACTTTTGAGAAAGCAACATTAGATAGAATCTCAAAAAAGTGGAATAAACCTGCGTTGATTATTATAACACGCGCCAAAAATGAGGAAAAGGTTAAAGAATTAACTGATAATTATTTACTGGTAGAGCAGTTAACTCCCATATTACTAGAAAAATCAGTTCTCCTTGCAATTGAAAAAAAGAAAGTCGATGATTTAAATTGGAAGCTTCAAAATTACGAACAACTTATAGAAGAAGATACTGAAGAAGAAGCTAACCTTACCATTGAAGACTATTCATATCTAGAAGAATATGACAATACTATAGATTTAAACCCGAACACTGAATTTTTTAACCAGTATGATTCCACTGAATCAGAATTAAAATGGCTTGAAATTTTATTAAATGCAGTCCCTTGTGGAATCATTATTTTAGATTGCAGGGAATCACATGAATTTTTTGTAAACAGAGAATTACTCCACATGTTTGGGAATGATAATTTAGATGACTTTAATATAGAAAAAAATTTGATAAAAATAAATAATATCAATGTGCTCAACTTATACAGCCCGAATGGTGAAAAAATATCTGATGAAGAATTCCCCTCAATCAAATCCATTATAAGTGGGGAAGATATTGAGAACTTAGAACAGGTTATAAAATACGATGAATATACTGACAAAACTGTTATGATTAACTCTTCACCTGTTTTTGATAAATCAGGGAATATAATAGCCTCCATCACAGCAATATCTGACGTATCTAAGCTGAAAAATACTGAAAAAGATTTAATAAATACAATTAAAGCTAAAAATATAATTTCAGAGGAGTTTAACGATCGAATTCTAAATATTTTGCAGACCATGACTAATCTTCTGTGTGTAAACGAAGAACTGGACCAGCCGGAACAGTATAATAAATTTTATCTAAATGAAAATAAGATAAATAAAGTAGTAGGGTTAAGTTTTATTCAAAATATCCACGAACAGCTCCTGTATTATGAAGATGTTAAACAGGTAGATTTTAATGAATACGTTCAGGAGATATGTTCTAAGCTCCTCCATATTTATAATGCAGAAAGTTTCGTTGATTTAAAAATTGAAGGGCATGCACCTATGAATTTAGATATTATACTCCCATGCGGCCTCATTATTAATGATATACTCAATTACAGACTTAAATCATTCACAAAAAGTGACAAAATTAATTTAATGATTGAATCTAAATCACAGGACGGTAGAATAACTATAGAAATTGCCGACAATGGACCCCGACCTAAAGTTCCCATAGTGAAAAATTCAGATGATTTGAAGCTTACACATGCACTATTAGAACAGTTAAGCGGAATAATAAGAATTGAGACTAATAATCAACAAACTTCATTCTTTATAGAGATATTGTACTTAGATATCAATGATATTTTAAGTTAA